The genomic region GAACAATAAAATCAAGAATTAACCGTGCAAGGGCCGGGCTGAAAAAGATTGTAATGCAAAGATCGGAACTTTTTAAGGATTATGTCGTCAAATATGATAGGAAGGGGGGAATTTCATGAACAGGTGTGAATATTGCAAGGAAAATCTGTCGGCCTATCTCGACGGCGAAATGCCGGAGAACGAAAGGAATAACCTGGAAGAACATCACAGGGAATGCGCATCATGTTCCCGTGAGCTGGAGATATTAAGGGCGATTGTGACTGCATGTGGTGAACTGGAAGAAGAATTACCCGACGGATTTGATTCCTCCCTGCGTGTACGGCTTGAAGAAGCACGTAAGGAAATACTGGCTGAAAGAGATAAAAAAGTGAAAGTAAAACTGTTTTCTCAGATTGCGGCCGGTTTTCTTATAGTAATTACCCTTGGGGTCGCGGTGCGTTTTGGGTTTTTCAGCGACAAGTCGATGCCGGAGCAAAATACGGAGTCCGAAATAGCACCTATGGCTGCGGGGCCTACGAGTGTAGAGTTTTTGGTTCCCGAAAGTTCTGAAGATACGTCGGTTAGCGTCGGCGTAAACAGTGCCGAAAAAACGGGAAGCGACAGTGCAAAAAAGCAAGATTTCGCTTATAACAAAAGCATGAAAGTGCAGAACGATGCTGCTGAAGGGGATCAGGAGCCGAAAGACGGTAAAGTCGCCCTGCAGTTTAACGAAAGTGTAGTAAAACCTAAAACCGAGGAATACGATTATGATACCGAGATTGTCATAGTTGTGGATGATATAGACAAGGCAATAAAATCAATAATGGAAATAGATGAGAAAATTGGCATGTCCCGTGAAAATAATTCGGCTTATCTGATGGATTCAATCAACGCATGCAGGGGAAACAGACCGAACGGCTATGTTGAGCTGAAACTGGTTTACAGCAGTGAAGAAGCGCAGAGAAGTTTTGTGGAAGAGATGAAGTCGACCTTCTCCGACATTCAGGTGGAATCAGCCCCTCCCGACAGTAAAGCGAAAGACGAAACCGAATGTATAAAAATCATAATAGAAAAGAAAAAGTAGATAATCCCTTTCCACCGTGATTAAAATAGTGTATTATTGTTATGATAACTCCTCCCTTCGGAGGAGTTCGGTTTATGCTCAGGGACTGTTTCACCCTGAAATACACCGGGAGGGGCAAATGAATCCAAAAATAATCCTTATAGACGGAAACAGTATTTTAAACCGCGGTTTTTATGCCCTGTCGGGGCGATCCATGCTGACTACGTCCACAGGTCTGTATACCAATGCGGTTTTCGCTTTTGTAAATATATTGAACAAATATATCGAAGAGGAAAACCCTGATTATATTGCCGTTGCTTTCGATCTTAGGGCAAAAACTTTCCGGCACGGTCTATATGAGGGATACAAAGCGCAGCGGAAAGGCATGCCCGATGAACTTGCAATGCAGATACCCCTCGCGAAGGAAGTACTGAGGGCGATGAATATTGCCATAATAGAGCATGAAGGTTATGAAGCCGACGATATAATCGGCAGCCTTTCGTTAAAGGCCGAAAAAGAGAATTTTGACGTAATAATCCTTACGGGGGACAGGGATTCTTTCCAGCTGATCAGCGACAGGGTGAAAGTTATCCTGCCTTCGACGAAAGCCGGAAAAACAGAGACCAACGTATATGATAAACAGGCCATCATTGACAAATACGGAGTTTTACCCCATCAGCTTATTGACGTTAAAGGCTTAATGGGAGATTCGTCAGATAATATACCCGGCGTTCCGGGAGTGGGTGAGAAAACGGCGTTAAGCCTTATTTCAGCCTACGGTACACTGGAAGGTGTTTACGAGCATATTGATGAAATAAAACAGCCTAAGCTGAAAGCATCGCTGATTGAATATAAGGATCAGGCGTTTTTAAGCCGTAAGCTGGGTACTATTGTAAGAAATCTGGAGCTGTGTGCTTCGCTGGAGGATCTGAAAAGAAAAGAAATAAACCGCAAAGAGCTTTTGAATGTTTTCAGAAAACTCGAATTTGAAAGTATCATATCAAAAATGAATCTTGCTTCCGCTGAGGTGACAGAATTACCTCCCGCGCCGGAAGAGCTTAAAATAACCCATATTTCAGCGGCAGAGGATCTTAAGAAATGGATTGCTTACCTGCTTAACCAGAAAAACATTTCCGTCCTTCAACTGATTGACCGGGAGGATTCATACAGTTCCCGTCTTTCAGGGCTGGCTTTGTGCACCGGGGATGAGGTTTTTTATATCGAGACCGGGACTGCACTCCCCGAGAATTTGATTGCAACAGAGCTGAAAGAACTGTGGCAGAATGAAAATATTCACAAAATCGGACACAATATAAAAGAATTTATAACCTGGCTGCTGAAACACGATGTTGAACTGAACGGCCTTTATTTCGACACTATGATTGCCGAATACCTGATAGATTCCATAAGAAACGGCTATCCTATAGCAAGCCTTTCTCACAAATACCTGAATCGCAGCGTTCCGTCGCTGGACGAACTTTTGGGCAAGGGAAAGGGAGCAAAAAAGTACTCTGAAATTCCGCCCGAAAGGCTGAAAGATTACAGCGCTTATAACGTCAAAGCCATTTTTGACATATGGCCGATGCAGAAAAAAGTTCTTCAGGAAAACCGGCAGGAGGAGCTTTTTAATGACATAGAGCTTCCTCTTATAACCGTACTTGCCAGTATGGAATACCACGGTTTCAAAGTTGACGCCGCAAAACTTCACGAATACGGCGAAGTTCTTCTGTCACGCATAAAAGACCTGGAAAAGGTAATTTACATGCTGGCCGGTGAAGAATTCAACATCAATTCAACGAAGCAGCTTGGTACCATATTATTCGAAAAACTGAAGCTTCCCGTTGTAAAAAGTACAAAGACCGGATACTCCACCGACGTCGAGGTTCTTGAAGAGCTTTATTACAAGCATGATATAATACCATGCATAATAGAATACCGCCAGCTTACAAAACTTTACACCACCTACGCCGAAGGTCTTGAAAAAGTGATAAATCCTGTAACCGGTAAAATTCATTCAAGTTTTAACCAGACGGTTACGGCTACAGGCCGCATCAGCAGTACCGAACCAAATTTACAGAATATCCCAGTCAGACACGAAATGGGAAGGGAAATACGGAAAGCTTTTATTCCGTCGTCGGAAAACGCTGTTTTTGTTGATGCCGATTATTCACAGATAGAGCTTCGCGTGCTTGCCCATATAACAGGCGATGAAGCCCTGATAAATGCTTTCGTTAAGGGGGAAGATATTCATACGGCCACGGCGTCGCTGGTATTTGACGTAGCTCCCGAAGATGTGACGCCGGAACTGCGCAGAAAGGCAAAAGCCGTAAATTTCGGCATAGTGTACGGGATCAGTGATTACGGGCTGGCACGGGATTTGGGAATTACCCGGAAGGAAGCAAAGCGGTATATAGACGACTATTTTGCCAAATACCCCAAAGTAAAAACCTATGTGGATGAAATTGTGCGGGTCGGCCAGGAACAGGGGTATGTGGAAACTCTGTTCCACAGAAGAAGATACCTTCCCGAGCTTGCATCTAAAAATTTTCACCAGCGTTCTTTCGGAAAAAGGGTTGCAATGAATACGCCCATACAGGGCACTGCAGCCGATATTATTAAAATTGCGATGGTGAAGGTATACAAGGCTTTGAAAGAATCCGGCCTTAAATCCAGGCTTATCCTCCAGGTCCATGACGAACTTGTTATTGAGACTTTTGAAGACGAACTGGAGACTGTCAAGGAACTTGTCAAAAAGTGCATGGAAGAGGCCGTTGAATTGAGTGTGCCGCTTGTTGTCGACGTTTCAATCGGGAAAAACTGGTATGAAGCCTCCTGATATGGTGGCATACTTGGAAGAATTTACTGGCAGAAACGGGTGAAAAAATGCTTACGATAGGTCTTACCGGAGGAATTGGCTCAGGCAAAAGCACTGTTGCCCGGATACTTCAGAAATACGGTGCCGAAATTATTTTTGCCGATGATGTGGCAAAGCAGATAACAGAACCTGGTATGCCGGCATATGACAAAATTATAGAACATTTTGGCGCCGATATAGTCGGAGAGGATAAAAAAATCAACAGAAAAAAGCTTGCAGATATTGTTTTTTCAAATAAGGATGAACTGCTGCGCCTTAATGAGATAACCCATTCCATTGTGGCCGAAGTAATCATAAAGCTTGTTGATGAATACAGAGATTCAGGCAGAGAGCTTGTTGTAGTTGAAGCCATTGTTCCTATCGAACACGGATTCCTTGACGTCGTGGACACCGTCTGGGTGGTTTTGGCGGAAGAATCGGTGAGAATTGACAGGGTAATGAAAAGAAGCGGCTTAACGTATGAAGAAGCCAAAAAGAGAATTCAGTCCCAGATGCCGGACGAAATGTATATATCCATAGCCGATAAAATAATATATAATGATGGTACGTTAAAAGAACTGGAGGAAAAGGTTTGGGGTTTGCTGTCAGATGAAAAGAATAGCCCGTAACAGAAAAAGGCTTTCATATATATGTTCAATACTTCTTTTTTTTATTTTGGTTTTTATACATGCCCCGAGGATTTTAAGGAGCTTGTTTCCCACTCCTCACCTGGAAATTATTGAAAAATATGCGAGGGACAATCAGATAAAAATAACCATGGTTTACGCGGTAATGAAGGCGGAAAGCGGCTTTAAAACCAGAGCGGTATCGCCCAAAGGTGCAATCGGGCTTATGCAGATCACCGAATCGACGGGCAGGTGGATAGCGTCCGAGCTGGGAATAAACGAGTTTTCCGCTGACCAACTGGCCGATCCTGAACTGAACATCAGGTTTGGATGCTGGTACCTGGCTTATTTGTTAAAGCGCTTTAACGGGAACAGTGAACTGGCGCTTGCGGCTTACAACGCAGGAGAGGGAACGGTGAGCAGGTGGCTTGATTCCGGCAATATCGGCTGGGAGAATTCAAAAATCAAATACCTGCCTTATAAGGAAACCGAAAAATATCTTGTCCGCGTGAACAGAATATATTTTGTATATAAAACCCTGTATCCCGAACTGGATTCGTGGTAGATTACAGGCCGTCGGGAAGGCCTGCATTTCGGTTTTTTGCTGCACGTTTGGCGGACTGTGCTTGTTATTCTGCCAATTTGTTTTTTTGAAGAACAAGAACGGGAGCAAACCGGCGGGAGAGATGCTGAAACATCAGCAAAAGCGCTTATCATTGAGAATGGAAAAAGCATAAAGGACGCGCAAGGCAGTGGGGAAAAGAAAGGCACTGCGTTGGCAGGAGTGATTTTTACTGTAATACGTTTCAGCAGGCTATATTCCGCTTAAAAAGCAGTTATACATAATGCCCATTTAATAATTAAATTTAACAAGTAATATGTTATTTTTAGTAAATTCATACTTGATTTTATTATATGGTCTGATAAAATTAAAATGATAATTTTGTAACAAACTTAACCAAAGGGTGTAATTTTTATATTTTGAAATAGATAGGAGTGAATAGAATTGCCGTTAGTTACAACAAAGGAAATGTTTAAAAAAGCTTATGAAGGCGGTTACGCCATCGGCGCCTTCAACGTGAACAATATGGAAATCATCCAGGGTATTACAGAAGCCGCCAAAGAAGTTAACGCGCCTTTGATTCTGCAGGTGTCCGCCGGAGCACGCAAGTATGCAAAGCATACCTATCTTGTGAAGCTGGTCGAAGCCGCAATTGAAGAAACAGGTCTTCCGATAGCCCTGCACCTCGACCATGGCGATTCTTTCGAGCTGTGCAAATCATGTATTGACGGCGGGTTTACATCGGTGATGATAGACGCTTCGCACCTGCCTTTTGAAGAAAACATAAGAATAACCAAGCAGGTTGTCGACTATGCCCATTCAAAAGGCGTGGTTGTGGAAGCAGAGCTGGGGCGTCTGTCAGGTGTTGAGGACGATGTTAAGGTAGCCGAGCATGAGGCGATTTATACCGATCCCAATGAAGTTGAGGAATTTGTGGAACGTACAGGCGTAGACTCCCTCGCCATTGCCATAGGGACCAGCCATGGCGCCTACAAGTTCAAAGGCGAGCCGAAACTCCGTTTTGACATTCTGGAAGAAATTCAGAGAAGACTGCCCGGATTCCCGATAGTTCTGCACGGCGCATCCTCCGTTATACCTGAATATGTGGAAATGATTAATAAATACGGCGGACAGATGCCCGGCGCAAAAGGAGTTCCTGAAGACATGCTTAGAAAAGCGGCTTCAATGGCTGTTTGCAAAATTAACATCGATTCCGACCTCCGTCTTGCAATGACAGCTACAATTCGCAAGTTCTTTGCTGAAAATCCCGGCGAATTTGACCCGAGAAAATATCTCGGTCCGGCCAGGGAAGAAATCAAGAAACTTGTCAAACATAAGCTGATTAACGTTCTCGGTTGCGCAGGAAAGGCATCTGAGATATTATAATAAGATTAACGGCGCGGCATTCAAGGCTGCGCCGTTAAATTATTTATCCCCACTTATGAGGCTGTTTGTTTCTTGTATTCCGAAGGCGAAAAGAATGTTGCTGAAATTTTTTATCATGTCTGTTTCTCTTCTTCCTGTTACAATATTATATGGTAATATTCCAAAATACCTTGTGGAAGGTATTGCCACAACCGGATTGAAGGGGTAATGTCTATGAATTGTTTTGTGCTGG from Thermoclostridium stercorarium subsp. stercorarium DSM 8532 harbors:
- a CDS encoding anti-sigma factor family protein encodes the protein MNRCEYCKENLSAYLDGEMPENERNNLEEHHRECASCSRELEILRAIVTACGELEEELPDGFDSSLRVRLEEARKEILAERDKKVKVKLFSQIAAGFLIVITLGVAVRFGFFSDKSMPEQNTESEIAPMAAGPTSVEFLVPESSEDTSVSVGVNSAEKTGSDSAKKQDFAYNKSMKVQNDAAEGDQEPKDGKVALQFNESVVKPKTEEYDYDTEIVIVVDDIDKAIKSIMEIDEKIGMSRENNSAYLMDSINACRGNRPNGYVELKLVYSSEEAQRSFVEEMKSTFSDIQVESAPPDSKAKDETECIKIIIEKKK
- the polA gene encoding DNA polymerase I; translation: MNPKIILIDGNSILNRGFYALSGRSMLTTSTGLYTNAVFAFVNILNKYIEEENPDYIAVAFDLRAKTFRHGLYEGYKAQRKGMPDELAMQIPLAKEVLRAMNIAIIEHEGYEADDIIGSLSLKAEKENFDVIILTGDRDSFQLISDRVKVILPSTKAGKTETNVYDKQAIIDKYGVLPHQLIDVKGLMGDSSDNIPGVPGVGEKTALSLISAYGTLEGVYEHIDEIKQPKLKASLIEYKDQAFLSRKLGTIVRNLELCASLEDLKRKEINRKELLNVFRKLEFESIISKMNLASAEVTELPPAPEELKITHISAAEDLKKWIAYLLNQKNISVLQLIDREDSYSSRLSGLALCTGDEVFYIETGTALPENLIATELKELWQNENIHKIGHNIKEFITWLLKHDVELNGLYFDTMIAEYLIDSIRNGYPIASLSHKYLNRSVPSLDELLGKGKGAKKYSEIPPERLKDYSAYNVKAIFDIWPMQKKVLQENRQEELFNDIELPLITVLASMEYHGFKVDAAKLHEYGEVLLSRIKDLEKVIYMLAGEEFNINSTKQLGTILFEKLKLPVVKSTKTGYSTDVEVLEELYYKHDIIPCIIEYRQLTKLYTTYAEGLEKVINPVTGKIHSSFNQTVTATGRISSTEPNLQNIPVRHEMGREIRKAFIPSSENAVFVDADYSQIELRVLAHITGDEALINAFVKGEDIHTATASLVFDVAPEDVTPELRRKAKAVNFGIVYGISDYGLARDLGITRKEAKRYIDDYFAKYPKVKTYVDEIVRVGQEQGYVETLFHRRRYLPELASKNFHQRSFGKRVAMNTPIQGTAADIIKIAMVKVYKALKESGLKSRLILQVHDELVIETFEDELETVKELVKKCMEEAVELSVPLVVDVSIGKNWYEAS
- the coaE gene encoding dephospho-CoA kinase (Dephospho-CoA kinase (CoaE) performs the final step in coenzyme A biosynthesis.), which translates into the protein MLTIGLTGGIGSGKSTVARILQKYGAEIIFADDVAKQITEPGMPAYDKIIEHFGADIVGEDKKINRKKLADIVFSNKDELLRLNEITHSIVAEVIIKLVDEYRDSGRELVVVEAIVPIEHGFLDVVDTVWVVLAEESVRIDRVMKRSGLTYEEAKKRIQSQMPDEMYISIADKIIYNDGTLKELEEKVWGLLSDEKNSP
- a CDS encoding lytic transglycosylase domain-containing protein, translating into MKRIARNRKRLSYICSILLFFILVFIHAPRILRSLFPTPHLEIIEKYARDNQIKITMVYAVMKAESGFKTRAVSPKGAIGLMQITESTGRWIASELGINEFSADQLADPELNIRFGCWYLAYLLKRFNGNSELALAAYNAGEGTVSRWLDSGNIGWENSKIKYLPYKETEKYLVRVNRIYFVYKTLYPELDSW
- the fba gene encoding class II fructose-1,6-bisphosphate aldolase produces the protein MPLVTTKEMFKKAYEGGYAIGAFNVNNMEIIQGITEAAKEVNAPLILQVSAGARKYAKHTYLVKLVEAAIEETGLPIALHLDHGDSFELCKSCIDGGFTSVMIDASHLPFEENIRITKQVVDYAHSKGVVVEAELGRLSGVEDDVKVAEHEAIYTDPNEVEEFVERTGVDSLAIAIGTSHGAYKFKGEPKLRFDILEEIQRRLPGFPIVLHGASSVIPEYVEMINKYGGQMPGAKGVPEDMLRKAASMAVCKINIDSDLRLAMTATIRKFFAENPGEFDPRKYLGPAREEIKKLVKHKLINVLGCAGKASEIL